One Chryseobacterium indoltheticum DNA segment encodes these proteins:
- the tnpA gene encoding IS200/IS605 family transposase produces the protein MSYLKIYIHIVFSTKNRIPYFSTLEKRIKVWRHIKENATEKGIFMDIVNGYSDHCHCLISLSSNQNIENIVQLIKGESSYWINKNCLTKEKFAWQEEYFAVSVSESMVEQVRNYIKNQHIHHQKKTFEEEYQEFREKYNFM, from the coding sequence ATGTCTTATCTCAAAATTTATATCCATATTGTCTTTTCAACAAAAAATAGAATTCCATACTTTAGCACATTAGAAAAGCGTATTAAAGTTTGGAGACATATTAAAGAAAACGCAACAGAAAAAGGAATTTTCATGGATATAGTCAATGGATATTCTGATCATTGTCATTGCTTAATTTCTTTAAGCTCAAATCAAAACATTGAAAATATTGTTCAGTTAATAAAAGGTGAGTCTTCTTATTGGATTAATAAAAATTGTTTGACGAAAGAAAAATTTGCATGGCAAGAAGAATATTTTGCGGTTTCTGTTTCAGAATCAATGGTTGAACAAGTTCGAAATTATATTAAAAACCAACATATTCATCATCAGAAGAAAACCTTTGAAGAAGAATATCAAGAGTTTAGAGAAAAATATAATTTTATGTAG
- a CDS encoding GNAT family N-acetyltransferase: MKITTTHQLNLVQKEQVLQLWNNEYPEKLAYKNMGGFESYLEKLNEVKHFLLANNDEKIQGWAITFKRENETWFAIILSENLHGKGWGTKVLNELKQNKKEMNGWVIDHSDDKKRNGSFYKSPLEFYLKNGFEVLSDTRLELEIMSAVKIKWKK, translated from the coding sequence ATGAAAATCACAACCACCCATCAACTTAATCTAGTACAAAAAGAACAGGTTTTACAATTGTGGAATAATGAATATCCGGAAAAACTTGCTTATAAAAATATGGGCGGTTTCGAAAGTTATCTTGAAAAGCTCAATGAAGTCAAGCATTTTCTTTTAGCAAATAATGATGAAAAAATTCAAGGCTGGGCAATTACTTTTAAAAGAGAAAATGAAACATGGTTTGCAATTATTCTTTCAGAAAATCTTCATGGTAAAGGTTGGGGAACAAAAGTTCTGAATGAGCTTAAACAAAATAAAAAAGAGATGAACGGCTGGGTTATCGACCATAGCGATGACAAAAAACGAAACGGTAGTTTTTACAAATCACCACTCGAATTCTATTTAAAAAACGGATTTGAAGTTTTATCAGACACAAGACTAGAATTGGAAATCATGTCTGCCGTAAAAATAAAATGGAAAAAATAA
- a CDS encoding LOG family protein, whose amino-acid sequence MKSITVFCGSSFGSDEIYKEQAILLGQTLAKQNIQLIYGGANVGLMGAVADGVLQEGGKAIGVLPHFLQSKEIAHQDLTELILVETMHERKTKMNDLCDGVIVLPGGYGTLEEFFEMITWAQLGLHKKPIAILNINGFYDDLIKLVQNMVDKGFLKQINQEMLLVSDSIDELLEKMKNYRAPSVGKWISKEEV is encoded by the coding sequence ATGAAAAGCATCACAGTATTCTGCGGATCAAGTTTTGGTTCTGATGAAATATATAAAGAACAGGCAATTTTGCTAGGACAGACTTTGGCAAAACAAAATATTCAACTCATTTATGGCGGTGCCAATGTCGGATTGATGGGTGCAGTCGCTGACGGAGTTTTACAGGAGGGCGGAAAAGCAATAGGAGTTCTACCCCACTTTTTGCAATCTAAAGAAATCGCTCATCAAGACCTTACCGAACTTATTTTGGTAGAAACCATGCACGAAAGAAAAACCAAAATGAATGATCTTTGTGACGGCGTGATTGTACTTCCCGGCGGTTATGGTACTTTAGAAGAGTTTTTTGAAATGATAACCTGGGCGCAACTCGGACTTCATAAAAAACCGATTGCCATTCTGAACATCAATGGTTTTTATGATGATTTGATCAAGCTGGTACAGAATATGGTTGATAAAGGATTCTTAAAACAAATCAATCAGGAAATGCTTCTGGTGAGTGATTCTATTGATGAATTATTGGAGAAAATGAAAAATTACCGGGCTCCGTCTGTCGGAAAATGGATTTCAAAGGAGGAAGTTTAG